From the genome of Paraburkholderia aromaticivorans, one region includes:
- a CDS encoding GNAT family N-acetyltransferase translates to MFDPTEAPLAFHLRKASMDDFEFAEALTRNNMGGYYRRHHLVWRGDLFLGSWRESENFILEVDGTPIGVLRITQEGDSLHIRDVQIAEGHRRLGAGTYLLDVSHQWARERGLRELQLRVFVDNPAARLYQRKGYKLTGPRLAQLGAIRHLARRV, encoded by the coding sequence ATGTTCGATCCCACCGAAGCTCCGTTGGCGTTTCACCTGCGCAAAGCCAGCATGGACGATTTCGAGTTCGCCGAGGCGCTGACTCGCAACAACATGGGCGGTTACTATCGTCGCCACCATCTCGTCTGGCGTGGCGATCTGTTTCTCGGCAGCTGGCGCGAGTCGGAGAATTTCATTCTCGAGGTGGACGGCACGCCGATCGGCGTGCTGCGCATCACGCAAGAGGGCGATTCGCTGCATATCCGCGACGTGCAGATTGCCGAAGGCCATCGCCGGCTCGGCGCCGGCACGTATCTGCTCGATGTCTCGCATCAATGGGCCCGCGAGCGTGGGCTGCGCGAGTTGCAGTTGCGGGTATTCGTCGACAATCCCGCCGCACGGCTCTATCAGCGCAAAGGCTACAAGCTGACCGGCCCACGTCTTGCGCAGCTCGGCGCAATCCGTCATCTGGCACGACGGGTTTAG
- a CDS encoding AraC family transcriptional regulator, which translates to MTSSVDTELSSFVRFADIPPEFQPTETHPIRVRSRQMPSGWRIARHTHAWAQVAYASRGVLRVATTGTTWMVPPSRAIWVPPHVTHEVVAVEDAFLRTLYISESTVPAGLDTPRVVEVSDLLREVIAALDTPGISATREQLLGALALDELTRSEPLPLSVPMPNEKRLRALCEAVIADPTHGESLEQWASSVGASTRTIARLFRQELGVSFSQWRQQAILARAIPLLSQGRPLSHVALELGYQSQSAFSAMFRRAFGESPRAFIERGSEHRVGDGEHGDTGTDSETAAQDRADASSDTERRLSG; encoded by the coding sequence ATGACTTCGTCCGTCGACACGGAGCTGTCGAGCTTCGTACGCTTTGCCGACATTCCGCCCGAGTTCCAGCCGACCGAAACGCATCCCATCCGCGTGCGCTCGCGGCAGATGCCCTCGGGCTGGCGCATCGCCCGTCACACGCATGCGTGGGCGCAGGTGGCCTATGCGTCGCGCGGCGTGCTGCGGGTCGCGACGACCGGCACCACGTGGATGGTGCCGCCATCGCGCGCAATCTGGGTGCCGCCGCATGTGACGCACGAAGTCGTCGCCGTCGAAGACGCATTCCTGCGCACGCTCTATATCTCCGAGAGCACGGTGCCGGCCGGGCTCGATACACCGCGCGTGGTCGAAGTCTCGGATCTGCTGCGCGAAGTGATCGCCGCGCTCGACACGCCGGGCATCTCGGCCACGCGCGAGCAGTTGCTCGGCGCGCTCGCACTCGACGAATTGACCCGCTCGGAACCGCTGCCGCTGTCGGTGCCAATGCCCAACGAAAAGCGCCTGCGCGCGCTGTGCGAAGCGGTGATCGCGGATCCGACGCATGGCGAGTCGCTCGAACAATGGGCGTCCAGCGTGGGCGCGAGCACGCGCACCATTGCGCGGCTGTTTCGCCAGGAGCTGGGGGTGAGTTTTTCGCAATGGCGCCAGCAGGCGATTCTGGCGCGCGCGATTCCGCTGTTGAGCCAGGGGCGGCCGCTCTCGCATGTCGCGCTGGAACTGGGCTATCAGAGTCAGAGCGCCTTCTCCGCGATGTTTCGCCGTGCGTTCGGCGAAAGTCCACGCGCGTTCATCGAGCGTGGCTCGGAACATCGCGTGGGAGATGGCGAGCATGGCGACACGGGGACGGATAGCGAGACCGCGGCGCAGGACCGCGCCGATGCATCGAGCGATACTGAACGCAGACTGAGCGGGTAA
- the rraA gene encoding ribonuclease E activity regulator RraA — protein sequence MSFATTDLCDAHEDQLALGTLRVLEPVFHLFSRAECFSGEAVTLKVFEDNALVRATLEEQGAGRVLVVDGGGSLRCALVGGNLAQIAQQNGWAGIVLNGCVRDTLELNEVDVGIAALATCPRRGQKLGTGERGVAVQLPGALVRPGEWIYADIDGVLVASAALN from the coding sequence ATGAGCTTTGCCACCACGGACTTGTGCGACGCGCACGAGGACCAACTGGCGCTCGGCACGTTGCGCGTGCTCGAGCCGGTCTTTCACCTGTTTAGCCGCGCCGAGTGTTTCAGCGGTGAAGCGGTGACGCTGAAGGTATTCGAGGACAACGCGCTCGTGCGCGCCACGCTCGAAGAGCAGGGCGCGGGCCGCGTGCTGGTGGTCGACGGCGGCGGCAGCCTGCGTTGCGCACTGGTGGGCGGCAACCTCGCGCAGATCGCGCAACAGAACGGCTGGGCGGGCATCGTCCTGAACGGCTGTGTGCGCGATACGCTGGAGCTCAATGAAGTCGACGTCGGCATCGCGGCTTTGGCCACCTGCCCGCGGCGCGGCCAGAAGCTCGGCACCGGCGAGCGTGGCGTGGCGGTGCAATTGCCCGGCGCGCTGGTGCGTCCCGGGGAATGGATTTACGCGGATATCGACGGCGTGCTCGTGGCGAGCGCGGCGCTGAATTGA
- a CDS encoding gamma-glutamylcyclotransferase family protein has protein sequence MQTVFVYGTLRAGEVNDISQAAARNEIAAPNLLGTATVRGHLFDFGLYPGLVVDEAGVDVIGDVYEIDDQLVAVLDEIEAVYPGVEDRFLAREVMVKVDGNVVNCRFYPVAPNAVKGLPEIRSGDWVEYRSTR, from the coding sequence ATGCAGACCGTCTTTGTATACGGCACATTGCGCGCCGGTGAAGTGAACGACATCAGCCAGGCGGCCGCGCGCAACGAGATTGCCGCGCCCAATCTGCTCGGCACCGCCACGGTCCGCGGCCATCTGTTCGATTTCGGCCTGTACCCGGGCCTCGTGGTCGACGAAGCCGGTGTCGACGTGATCGGCGACGTCTATGAAATCGACGACCAGCTGGTCGCGGTGCTCGACGAAATCGAGGCGGTCTACCCGGGCGTCGAGGATCGTTTTCTCGCGCGCGAAGTGATGGTGAAAGTTGATGGCAATGTGGTGAACTGCCGCTTCTATCCCGTTGCGCCGAATGCGGTGAAGGGCTTGCCCGAAATCAGATCGGGCGACTGGGTCGAGTACCGCAGCACGCGCTGA
- the aceB gene encoding malate synthase A has product MANPQSSHSSLQLPQGMEITAEIKPGYEAILTREALELVAALHRSFEPRRQQLLQARAERTKRLDAGERPDFLAETKSVREGDWTIAPLPQDLQCRRVEITGPVERKMIINALNSGADSYMTDFEDSNAPSWDNQITGHINLKDAVRRTISLEQNGKSYTLNDKVATLIVRPRGWHLDEKHVKVDGKRVSGGVFDFALFMVHNAKELVARGSGPYFYLPKMESHLEARLWNDIFVAAQEAVGVPRGTIRATVLIETIVAAFEMDEILYELREHSSGLNAGRWDYIFSAIKKFKADRDFCLADRSQITMTAPFMRAYALLLLKTCHRRNAPAIGGMSALIPIKNDPAANDKAMAGVRSDKARDAGDGYDGGWVAHPGLVPIAMEEFVKVLGDKPNQIGKQRDDVLVTATDLMDFRPETPITEAGLRNNINVGIHYLGAWLTGNGCVPIHNLMEDAATAEISRSQVWQWIRSPKGKLDDGRKVTAELVRELSAQELDKVKQAVGGDTKPYERAAQIFEEMSTSEQFTDFLTLPLYEEI; this is encoded by the coding sequence ATGGCGAACCCGCAGTCATCGCATTCATCGTTGCAACTGCCGCAAGGCATGGAAATCACGGCTGAGATCAAGCCGGGCTATGAAGCGATTCTCACGCGCGAAGCGCTCGAACTCGTCGCCGCGCTGCACCGCAGTTTCGAGCCGCGCCGTCAGCAGTTGTTGCAGGCACGCGCGGAGCGCACGAAGCGCCTCGACGCCGGCGAGCGTCCCGACTTTCTTGCCGAAACGAAAAGCGTGCGGGAAGGCGACTGGACCATCGCGCCGCTGCCGCAGGATCTGCAATGCCGCCGCGTGGAAATCACCGGCCCGGTCGAGCGCAAGATGATCATCAACGCGCTGAATTCGGGCGCGGATTCGTACATGACCGATTTCGAAGATTCGAATGCGCCGAGCTGGGATAACCAGATCACCGGCCATATCAATCTGAAGGACGCAGTGCGCCGCACGATTTCGCTGGAACAGAACGGCAAGTCGTACACGCTGAACGACAAGGTCGCCACGCTGATCGTGCGTCCGCGCGGCTGGCATCTGGACGAGAAGCACGTGAAGGTGGACGGCAAGCGCGTGTCGGGCGGCGTCTTCGACTTCGCGCTCTTCATGGTGCATAACGCGAAGGAACTGGTCGCGCGCGGCTCGGGCCCGTACTTCTATCTGCCGAAGATGGAGAGCCATCTCGAAGCGCGTCTGTGGAACGACATTTTCGTCGCCGCGCAGGAAGCGGTCGGCGTGCCCCGCGGCACGATTCGCGCGACCGTGCTGATCGAAACGATCGTCGCCGCCTTCGAAATGGACGAGATCCTGTACGAGCTGCGCGAACACAGCTCGGGCCTGAACGCCGGCCGGTGGGATTACATCTTCTCCGCGATCAAGAAGTTCAAGGCCGACCGTGACTTCTGTCTGGCCGACCGCTCGCAGATCACGATGACCGCGCCGTTCATGCGGGCCTACGCGCTGCTGCTGCTGAAGACCTGCCATCGCCGCAATGCGCCGGCGATCGGCGGCATGAGCGCGCTGATTCCGATCAAGAACGATCCGGCCGCGAACGACAAGGCGATGGCCGGCGTGCGCTCGGACAAGGCGCGCGATGCCGGCGACGGCTACGACGGCGGCTGGGTCGCGCATCCGGGCCTCGTGCCCATCGCGATGGAAGAGTTCGTCAAGGTGCTCGGCGACAAGCCGAACCAGATCGGCAAGCAACGCGACGACGTGCTTGTCACGGCGACCGACCTGATGGACTTCCGCCCGGAAACGCCGATCACCGAGGCCGGCCTGCGCAACAACATCAACGTCGGCATTCACTACCTGGGCGCGTGGCTCACCGGCAACGGCTGCGTGCCGATTCACAACCTGATGGAAGACGCCGCCACCGCGGAAATCTCGCGCTCGCAGGTATGGCAATGGATCCGCTCGCCGAAGGGCAAGCTCGACGACGGCCGCAAGGTGACGGCCGAGCTGGTGCGCGAGTTGTCGGCGCAGGAACTCGACAAGGTGAAGCAGGCCGTGGGCGGCGATACGAAGCCGTATGAGCGCGCAGCGCAGATCTTCGAGGAAATGTCGACGTCGGAGCAGTTCACCGACTTCCTGACGTTGCCGCTGTACGAGGAAATCTGA
- a CDS encoding haloacid dehalogenase type II, whose translation MSATTTLSPKAVIFDAYGTLFDVHSVIAAAEQMFPGHGHALSQLWRQKQIEYTQLRTLAGPAGNPGAHYRPFWDITLDALRFAAKKLQLTLGRTAEKRLMDEYACLSAFPDAVPALRQLRDEPLSSAPSAGGESALRPRLAILSNGNPQMLDIAVKSAGMTGLFDHVLSVDAVRAYKPSPAAYALGTYAFGAAPRELVFVSSNGWDVAGATWFGFTTFWLNRQNAPAEELGVTPHGAGAGMTDLLAFLKTPASPGRTSGAGGSRTRHSPGA comes from the coding sequence ATGTCGGCCACAACGACACTCTCCCCCAAAGCAGTGATTTTCGACGCGTACGGCACGCTCTTCGACGTGCATTCGGTGATTGCTGCCGCGGAGCAGATGTTCCCAGGCCACGGCCATGCGCTCTCGCAGTTGTGGCGGCAAAAACAGATCGAATACACGCAGTTGCGCACGCTCGCCGGTCCGGCGGGCAACCCCGGTGCGCACTACCGGCCGTTCTGGGACATCACGCTCGACGCATTGCGCTTCGCCGCGAAAAAACTTCAGCTCACGCTCGGCCGCACCGCCGAAAAACGTCTGATGGACGAATATGCGTGCCTGTCCGCTTTCCCCGACGCCGTGCCCGCGCTGCGCCAGTTGCGCGACGAGCCGTTAAGCTCCGCGCCGTCCGCGGGCGGCGAATCGGCCTTGCGCCCGCGTCTCGCAATTCTCTCGAACGGCAATCCGCAAATGCTCGACATCGCCGTAAAAAGCGCCGGCATGACGGGCCTGTTCGACCACGTGCTATCCGTCGACGCCGTGCGCGCCTACAAGCCCTCGCCCGCGGCTTATGCGCTCGGCACATACGCCTTCGGTGCGGCGCCGCGCGAGCTCGTCTTCGTGTCGTCGAACGGGTGGGACGTGGCGGGCGCGACGTGGTTCGGCTTCACGACTTTCTGGCTCAACCGGCAAAACGCACCAGCCGAAGAACTCGGCGTCACGCCGCATGGCGCGGGCGCAGGCATGACCGATCTGCTCGCTTTTCTGAAGACCCCCGCGTCGCCCGGCCGCACCAGCGGCGCCGGCGGCAGCCGCACACGCCACAGCCCTGGCGCGTGA
- a CDS encoding LysR family transcriptional regulator produces MDRFKQIETFVTVAAKGSLSAAASAEGVAPAIIGRRIDALEERLGVKLLVRTTRKLTLTFEGSAFLEDCQRIIHEMQNAEASVSAGGVKASGHLRLSAPAGFGRRHVAPLVPAFTVAHPDVSITLDLSDRLVDLVNEGFDCAVRLGELPDSSLVSLKLGENRRVCVASPSYLSRRGAPHSLADLAHHNCLALGASANQQRGWMFQQDGKVVSIKVSGTMECSDGAVLHEWCLDGYGLAWRSWWEVGTDIAAGRLVSVLDEFAAPPIGIHAVFPQRRHLPLRVRLFLDFLKHTYGDPGYWG; encoded by the coding sequence ATGGACCGTTTCAAGCAGATCGAGACTTTCGTGACCGTCGCAGCCAAAGGCAGCCTGTCTGCCGCGGCTTCGGCGGAAGGCGTCGCGCCGGCCATCATCGGCCGGCGCATCGACGCGCTCGAAGAGCGCCTCGGCGTCAAATTGCTGGTGCGCACCACGCGCAAGCTCACGCTGACCTTCGAAGGCTCGGCCTTTCTGGAAGACTGCCAGCGCATCATTCACGAGATGCAGAACGCGGAGGCCAGCGTGTCGGCCGGCGGCGTCAAGGCAAGCGGCCATCTGCGGCTCTCCGCGCCGGCTGGCTTCGGACGCCGGCACGTCGCGCCGCTGGTCCCGGCGTTCACCGTCGCCCATCCGGACGTGTCGATCACGCTCGACCTGTCCGACCGGCTCGTCGATCTGGTCAACGAGGGTTTCGATTGCGCCGTGCGTCTGGGCGAACTGCCGGATTCGTCGCTGGTGTCGCTCAAGCTCGGCGAGAACCGCCGGGTCTGCGTGGCGTCGCCGTCCTACCTGAGCCGGCGCGGCGCGCCGCACAGCCTCGCCGACCTCGCGCATCACAACTGTCTCGCGCTCGGCGCGAGCGCCAACCAGCAGCGCGGCTGGATGTTCCAGCAGGACGGCAAGGTGGTCTCGATCAAGGTGTCCGGCACGATGGAATGCTCGGACGGCGCCGTGCTGCACGAGTGGTGCCTCGACGGCTACGGTCTCGCGTGGCGCTCGTGGTGGGAGGTCGGCACGGACATCGCGGCCGGGCGGCTCGTCAGCGTGCTCGACGAATTCGCCGCGCCGCCCATCGGCATTCATGCGGTGTTTCCTCAGCGCCGCCATTTGCCGCTGCGGGTAAGACTGTTTCTGGACTTTCTCAAACATACGTATGGGGATCCCGGCTACTGGGGCTGA
- a CDS encoding universal stress protein encodes MFRHILVPTDGSDLSRKAIDGAIDLAQAVNARVTAYACLPQYPYSPFSDVVVEPPSEFLQRSEREARVHLREVEMAARRVGVTVDSRTSVHPAPYLGIIEAAEQGGCDVIFMASHGRRGLGSLLIGSETQRVLTHTKIPVIVYR; translated from the coding sequence ATGTTCAGGCACATCCTGGTTCCGACTGACGGTTCAGACCTGTCACGCAAGGCAATAGACGGCGCCATCGATCTTGCCCAGGCCGTCAACGCGCGCGTGACCGCCTACGCATGTCTGCCGCAATACCCTTACTCGCCGTTCTCCGACGTGGTGGTCGAACCGCCCTCCGAATTCCTGCAGCGCAGCGAGCGCGAAGCGCGTGTGCATCTGCGTGAAGTGGAAATGGCGGCGCGCCGTGTCGGCGTGACGGTCGACAGCCGGACCAGCGTGCACCCCGCGCCGTATCTGGGCATCATCGAAGCGGCGGAGCAGGGCGGCTGCGACGTGATCTTCATGGCGTCGCATGGGCGCCGCGGCTTGGGCAGTCTGCTGATCGGCAGCGAAACGCAGCGGGTGCTCACGCATACGAAGATTCCGGTGATCGTGTATCGCTGA
- the aceA gene encoding isocitrate lyase, with protein sequence MSRQEQAKQLQQQWETDPRWKGVKRSYTAEDVIRLRGSVQVEHTLAKRGAQKLWESVNNEPFVNSLGALTGNQAMQQVKAGLKAIYLSGWQVAGDANVAGEMYPDQSLYPANSVPLVVKRINNTLTRADQIQWSEGKNPGDEGYIDYFAPIVADAEAGFGGVLNAFELMKAMIEAGAAGVHFEDQLASVKKCGHMGGKVLVPTRENIAKLTAARLAADVSGVPTVLLARTDAEAADLITSDIDENDKPFLTGERTVEGFYRTKPGLEQAISRGLAYAPYADMIWCETGKPDLEFAKKFADAIHKEYPDQLLSYNCSPSFNWKKNLDDATIAKFQRELGAMGYKFQFITLAGFHALNYSMFNLAHGYARNQMTAFVEMQQAEFAAAEKGFTAVKHQREVGTGYFDAVTQTVEREASTTALHGSTEDEQFFDKKVA encoded by the coding sequence ATGTCCCGTCAAGAACAGGCCAAGCAACTTCAACAGCAATGGGAAACGGATCCGCGCTGGAAAGGCGTGAAGCGCAGCTACACGGCGGAAGACGTGATCCGCCTGCGCGGCTCGGTGCAAGTCGAGCACACGCTCGCCAAGCGCGGTGCGCAAAAGCTGTGGGAAAGCGTGAACAACGAGCCGTTCGTCAATTCGCTCGGCGCGCTGACTGGCAACCAGGCCATGCAACAGGTCAAGGCCGGCCTGAAGGCGATCTATCTGTCGGGCTGGCAAGTCGCGGGCGATGCGAACGTCGCCGGTGAAATGTACCCGGACCAGTCGCTGTATCCGGCGAACTCGGTGCCGCTCGTCGTGAAGCGCATCAACAACACGCTGACGCGCGCCGACCAGATCCAGTGGTCGGAAGGCAAGAATCCGGGCGACGAAGGCTACATCGACTATTTCGCACCGATCGTGGCGGACGCGGAAGCCGGTTTCGGCGGCGTGCTGAACGCGTTCGAACTGATGAAGGCGATGATCGAAGCGGGCGCCGCCGGCGTGCACTTCGAAGACCAGCTCGCTTCGGTGAAGAAGTGCGGCCACATGGGCGGCAAGGTGCTCGTGCCGACCCGCGAAAACATCGCCAAGCTCACCGCCGCGCGTCTGGCTGCGGACGTCTCGGGCGTGCCGACCGTGCTGCTGGCTCGCACCGACGCGGAAGCCGCCGACCTGATCACGTCGGACATCGACGAAAACGACAAGCCGTTCCTGACCGGCGAGCGCACCGTGGAAGGTTTCTACCGCACGAAGCCGGGTCTCGAGCAGGCGATCTCGCGTGGCCTCGCCTACGCGCCGTACGCCGACATGATCTGGTGCGAAACCGGCAAGCCGGACCTCGAGTTCGCGAAGAAATTCGCCGACGCGATCCACAAGGAATACCCGGATCAACTGCTGTCGTACAACTGCTCGCCGTCGTTCAACTGGAAGAAGAACCTCGACGACGCCACGATCGCCAAGTTCCAGCGCGAACTCGGCGCGATGGGCTACAAGTTCCAGTTCATCACGCTGGCCGGCTTCCACGCGCTGAACTACTCGATGTTCAACCTCGCGCACGGTTATGCCCGCAACCAGATGACCGCCTTCGTCGAAATGCAGCAGGCTGAATTCGCTGCGGCCGAAAAGGGCTTCACCGCGGTCAAGCACCAGCGCGAAGTCGGCACCGGCTACTTCGATGCCGTGACGCAAACGGTCGAACGCGAAGCATCGACGACCGCGCTGCACGGCTCGACGGAAGACGAACAGTTCTTCGACAAGAAGGTCGCGTAA
- a CDS encoding DEAD/DEAH box helicase: MTSSNTPSSPLNAIADQALGLADAPAQAAAVAAAPEAVAAQAAAPSGPSFASLGLSPDVVSALTAAGYQNPTPVQQRAIPAGIAGRDLMVSSPTGSGKTAAFMLPAIERFSQLQKAQASQPREPRPADGARTRRPQPVARPTMLVLTPTRELAMQVTTAAATYGKHLKRLRTVSILGGVAYGQQLMLLAKNPEILVATPGRLIDHLERGRIDLSQLQILVLDEADRMLDMGFIEDIETIVAATPASRQTMLFSATLDGKISSLTGRLLKDPERIEIVQRLEQRTNIAQTVHYVDDRDHKDRLLDHLLRDEGLDQAIVFTATKMDADQLAGRLADAGFESAALHGDLPQGARNRTIRALRERRVRVLVATDVAARGIDIPGITHVFNYDLPKFAEDYVHRIGRTGRAGRSGIAVSLVHHAEQGALKRIERFVRTPLPVNVVEGFEPRKSAPSGNGRPGFGGRGRPGGGNGGGRRFGSGAGKPAGNGGGSRTSSGTGGGWAGKSAGGGSREGGFGGGSREGYGGSRDGGYGARRSDGPRTARRGS, from the coding sequence ATGACTTCGAGCAATACCCCCAGCAGCCCGTTGAACGCCATCGCCGACCAAGCCCTCGGTCTCGCCGACGCACCCGCCCAAGCCGCAGCCGTTGCTGCCGCCCCGGAAGCCGTCGCCGCGCAAGCCGCAGCGCCGAGCGGCCCGTCGTTCGCGTCGCTCGGTCTCTCGCCGGACGTCGTCTCCGCGCTGACCGCCGCTGGTTATCAAAACCCGACTCCGGTTCAGCAACGCGCAATCCCCGCCGGCATCGCCGGCCGCGATCTGATGGTCTCGAGCCCGACCGGTTCGGGCAAGACCGCTGCGTTCATGCTGCCCGCCATCGAGCGTTTCTCACAACTGCAAAAGGCACAAGCCAGCCAGCCGCGCGAACCGCGTCCGGCTGACGGCGCCCGCACGCGTCGTCCGCAACCGGTTGCCCGTCCGACCATGCTGGTTCTGACGCCGACCCGCGAACTCGCCATGCAGGTCACCACCGCCGCGGCCACGTACGGCAAGCACCTCAAGCGTCTGCGCACCGTCAGCATTCTGGGCGGCGTCGCGTATGGCCAGCAATTGATGCTGCTCGCGAAGAACCCGGAAATCCTGGTTGCCACCCCGGGCCGTCTGATCGACCACCTGGAACGCGGCCGCATCGATCTGTCGCAACTGCAGATCCTCGTGCTCGACGAAGCCGACCGCATGCTCGACATGGGCTTCATCGAAGACATCGAAACGATCGTCGCCGCTACGCCGGCTTCACGTCAAACCATGCTGTTCTCGGCCACGCTCGACGGCAAGATCAGCTCGCTGACCGGCCGTCTGCTGAAGGATCCGGAGCGTATCGAGATCGTTCAGCGTCTGGAACAACGTACCAACATCGCGCAAACCGTCCATTACGTCGACGACCGCGATCACAAGGACCGTCTGCTCGACCATCTGCTGCGTGACGAGGGCCTCGACCAGGCTATCGTTTTCACGGCAACCAAGATGGACGCCGACCAGCTGGCCGGCCGTCTGGCCGACGCCGGTTTCGAATCGGCCGCCCTGCACGGCGACCTGCCGCAAGGCGCGCGTAACCGCACGATCCGCGCCCTGCGCGAGCGCCGTGTGCGCGTGCTGGTGGCCACGGACGTCGCCGCTCGCGGTATCGACATTCCGGGCATCACGCACGTGTTCAACTACGACCTGCCGAAGTTCGCCGAAGACTACGTGCACCGCATTGGCCGTACCGGCCGTGCCGGCCGCTCGGGTATCGCGGTGAGCCTCGTGCATCACGCTGAACAGGGCGCGTTGAAGCGCATCGAGCGCTTCGTGCGCACCCCGCTGCCGGTCAATGTGGTCGAAGGCTTCGAGCCGCGCAAGTCGGCTCCGTCGGGTAACGGCCGTCCTGGCTTTGGCGGCCGCGGCCGTCCGGGCGGTGGCAATGGCGGTGGCCGGCGCTTTGGCAGCGGTGCGGGCAAGCCGGCCGGTAACGGCGGCGGTTCGCGCACCAGCAGCGGCACTGGCGGCGGCTGGGCCGGCAAGTCGGCTGGCGGCGGCTCGCGTGAAGGCGGCTTCGGCGGCGGTTCGCGTGAAGGCTACGGCGGCTCGCGCGACGGCGGCTACGGCGCACGCCGCAGCGACGGCCCGCGTACGGCGCGTCGCGGCAGCTAA
- a CDS encoding acyl-CoA-binding protein, giving the protein MTDIDTQFTQAQEDVKQLPERPGNLTLLRLYALFKQASEGDVHGDKPGFTDIVGKYKYDAWAALKGTGQDAAKQQYVELVESLKSGASA; this is encoded by the coding sequence ATGACCGACATCGACACCCAGTTCACCCAGGCTCAGGAAGACGTGAAACAACTGCCGGAGCGCCCGGGCAACCTGACCCTGCTGCGTCTGTACGCCCTCTTCAAACAGGCGAGCGAAGGCGACGTGCACGGCGACAAGCCGGGCTTCACCGACATCGTCGGCAAATACAAGTACGACGCGTGGGCCGCGCTCAAAGGCACCGGGCAGGACGCTGCGAAACAGCAGTACGTCGAGCTGGTCGAGTCGCTGAAGAGCGGCGCGTCGGCCTGA
- the tsaB gene encoding tRNA (adenosine(37)-N6)-threonylcarbamoyltransferase complex dimerization subunit type 1 TsaB — MTQTVLLALDTSTEFCSVALVSSAGHAAGAAPGETRAEPRVWVRHEQTGAVSSTRLLPAIRELFDEAGLKLADCDAVAFGSGPGSFTGLRTATGVAQGLAFGLNLPVVPVSTLLACAESARLRDPSVTRVLAALDARMDEVYWADYAWDDAQGEWRTVQRASLDTPDRLVLPDVPFTLAGNAAAAFGARLPALAAARRVDGEALPHAVPLAHAALRALRAGRTVPADQAAPEYVRDKVAQTTAERVAEKAEKAEKAARLAHDATHGEGRQ; from the coding sequence ATGACTCAAACTGTGCTCCTCGCCCTCGATACCTCGACCGAATTCTGCTCGGTAGCGCTTGTGTCGTCCGCCGGCCACGCCGCCGGCGCAGCACCCGGAGAAACGCGCGCCGAACCGCGCGTCTGGGTGCGCCACGAGCAAACCGGCGCGGTTTCCAGCACGCGCCTGCTTCCCGCCATTCGCGAACTGTTCGACGAAGCCGGCCTGAAACTGGCGGACTGCGACGCCGTCGCTTTCGGCTCCGGTCCGGGCTCGTTCACCGGCCTGCGCACGGCGACCGGCGTCGCGCAAGGCTTGGCGTTCGGCCTGAACCTGCCGGTCGTGCCGGTCAGCACGCTGCTCGCCTGCGCCGAAAGCGCCCGCCTGCGGGATCCGTCGGTCACGCGCGTGCTCGCCGCGCTCGACGCCCGCATGGACGAAGTCTATTGGGCCGACTACGCGTGGGACGACGCACAAGGTGAGTGGCGCACCGTGCAGAGGGCTTCGCTCGATACGCCGGACCGGCTCGTTTTGCCCGATGTCCCATTCACGCTGGCCGGCAACGCCGCCGCGGCCTTCGGCGCGCGGCTGCCCGCGCTTGCCGCGGCGCGCCGGGTCGACGGCGAAGCGCTGCCGCATGCCGTGCCGCTTGCCCACGCCGCGCTGCGCGCGTTGCGTGCCGGCCGCACGGTGCCCGCCGACCAGGCCGCGCCGGAGTACGTGCGCGACAAGGTGGCGCAGACCACGGCCGAGCGGGTCGCCGAGAAAGCCGAGAAAGCTGAAAAAGCCGCCCGGCTCGCGCACGATGCAACTCACGGCGAGGGCCGGCAATGA